The genomic interval CTGGCTGCTTGGGTGGTGTTTGAGAAATCTGGTTACACTCTGTTATCACTTGTCTCTAGCGTTCTCCTCCTCCTCAGTgtcattctttttctctggGCCAAATCTGCTGCAATTCTTAACCGGTAATTAATGCAGTTGGGCTACTCAAAACTCAGACCTGATAAGACGTTATTAGTGCCTTACCAAACCTGTCTGATTTAATTGTTTGCACATTGCATCACATTATGAGCCGTTGGTGTTCTATATTTGATGCAAAATTACATGCATAATGTTCACATTTGGTAGTACAAGAATAAAATGATGTATGTTCCATCCTCCAGATTGATATGACTTTCCCCATTTTTTGTCAATTAGAAACTAGCAACTGAATTCTACTTATTGCTGTCTTAAATTAGACCTGCTCCACCTCTTCCAGAATTGTATCTATCAGAAGAAATGGTAAATGAAGTGGGAGCTTTCATGCGAACCCATGTTAATGATTTTCTGTCAGCTTCTCAAGATATTGCAATGGGTAGAGATGCAAGGTTGTTTGTCAAGGTTGCTGCATACTTGTTGCTGATTTCTGTCGTCGGTGGCTTGACTGATTTCCTTACTTTGGGTTACACCAGTAAGTTCTGATTCCACTTTGTTGTTGTTATtaatattatcattttcattatcatcatcatcatcatttacAAGTTAGGGGGAGGGAGAACTGAGGACCTTACTGAGTACTGTTTCTTAATGAGTATTAAGAACTTCATAAGCCCAAGCTTTGTTTCAGTTCAGTGGTCTAAATTGTAGAGATCTTTTCAAGTATCTCAATCTTGAATTCCAACAATGTAACTCTGTTTATCCACTTTCCTTGTGGTGGCAGGCCTTGTTGTTGTTCTCACAGTTCCAGCACTCTACGAGAGATACGAAAACTATATCGATTCATATGCCATAACCGGGTTCAGAAAAATGCAGCAGTTGTACGTGAAATTCGACGCAAAGTTTGTTAACAGAATCCGAAAATGGATTCTGGAGAGGCAGAAACTTAGCTGATTGATTTCCCATCGTTTCTTCTTCGGTTTTCTTTCCTGTCTTCTGTAgaatatgtttttctttttttctgctTGGAAGTGCCAACCAGTAGGCACAAAAGTTTCTTGTTGAGCATTGGAGGGTGTGGAGGAATGTAATTTCCCTTTCTGagatgattttctttttacccTGAATCATTGTTTTCCGGCGTGTTAGTGCATAGGTTTCGGCGAGAGAAATGTTACCGGAGCTACCAAATCAATGACATTTATCTTAGTGAAATGAATGGTTGATGAACTTTTGTGcaagcaaatatatatatatgtatttatgaGCTGATGCAAAATCCAGGGGAAATAGAGTGGCATGGCAACTGACTTCATTGTTATACCATACCTATGATAACAGTTGCTTCAAATGTATTGCAcaagattgaattgaaaaaacGAGCTCAAATGTGACCAAATTCGTCCCAAGAAACAGACGTTAGTGATAGACCCTACTATCACATGGGGCACAGCAATCATCACAGCTCGGTGGTGCACCAGCCGGGAATCGAACCCGGGTCTGTACCGTGGCAGGGTACTATTCTACCACTAGACCACTGGTGCTTTGTGATTCAGAACTTCCAACCTTTTTACTTGTTCATAGAAATGACGGCGGATAATGTAGCTGATTAAGAATCAAACTCGaatattaattcttttaaaaaaatggaatCTGATTTGATTATCTACCCAAAATAATGGTTTAATCTATTTAACATCAAAAGTTTAAGTACGAAACCGGCAAATTCTGCAGTGAGatcattattttttacctTAGTGTAGAGTCAAATAATAAATACCGTTCAATTTATGAgattaaattataactattgatttaaaattgataaaaaaaaacctgtaAACTAGTTCAATcggttaataaaaaaataaaattaaaaaaaaaataaaaaagttaagaGAGATGAAAACTCTTCCTGATAAAGGAGTCAGTAGAAGATGAGGATCAACCCATGGCATATCCATATGTAGAATTTCAAAGAGGACTAGTTCTAAATGTGGATCGGTGTTCTGGAACTACCATGTAGGGATTCCTCCCATCATGTACATATCCATATGTACATGATCTGACCATATCAGCCGCCCAAATACATATTCCTTAACTGCATGGGCTTTCATAACCTTCATAGCATGTTTGGTAGGTGGAATGGCTAAGCCATTCCCCCCCTATTNNNNNNNNNNNNNNNNNNNNNNNNNNNNNNNNNNNNNNNNNNNNNNNNNNNNNNNNNNNNNNNNNNNNNNNNNNNNNNNNNNNNNNNNNNNNNNNNNNNNNNNNNNNNNNNNNNNNNNNNNNNNNNNNNNNNNNNNNNNNNNNNNNNNNNNNNNNNNNNNNNNNNNNNNNNNNNNNNNNNNNNNNNNNNNNNNNNNNNNNNNNNNNNNNNNNNNNNNNNNNNNNNNNNNNNNNNNNNNNNNNNNNNNNNNNNNNNNNNNNNNNNNNNNNNNNNNNNNNNNNNNNNNNNNNNNNNNNNNNNNNNNNNNNNNNNNNNNNNNNNNNNNNNNNNNNNNNNNNNNNNNNNNNNNNNNNNNNNNNNNNNNNNNNNNNNNNNNNNNNNNNNNNNNNNNNNNNNNNNNNNNNNNNNNNNNNNNNNNNNNNNNNNNNNNNNNNNNNNNNNNNNNNNNNNNNNNNNNNNNNNNNNNNNNNNNNNNNNNNNNNNNNNNNNNNNNNNNNNNNNNNNNNNNNNNNNNNNNNNNNNNNNNNNNNNNNNNNNNNNNNNNNNNNNNNNNNNNNNNNNNNNNNNNNNNNNNNNNNNNNNNNNNNNNNNNNNNNNNNNNNNNNNNNNNNNNNNNNNNNNNNNNNNNNNNNNNNNNNNNNNNNNNNNNNNNNNNNNNNNNNNNNNNNNNNNNNNNNNNNNNNNNNNNNNNNNNNNNNNNNNNNNNNNNNNNNNNNNNNNNNNNNNNNNNNNNNNNNNNNNNNNNNNNNNNNNNNNNNNNNNNNNNNNNNNNNNNNNNNNNNNNNNNNNNNNNNNNNNNNNNNNNNNNNNNNNNNNNNNNNNNNNNNNNNNNNNNNNNNNNNNNNNNNNNNNNNNNNNNNNNNNNNNNNNNNNNNNNNNNNNNNNNNNNNNNNNNNNNNNNNNNNNNNNNNNNNNNNNNNNNNNNNNNNNNNNNNNNNNNNNNNNNNNNNNNNNNNNNNNNNNNNNNNNNNNNNNNNNNNNNNNNNNNNNNNNNNNNNNNNNNNNNNNNNNNNNNNNNNNNNNNNNNNNNNNNNNNNNNNNNNNNNNNNNNNNNNNNNNNNNNNNNNNNNNNNNNNNNNNNNNNNNNNNNNNNNNNNNNNNNNNNNNNNNNNNNNNNNNNNNNNNNNNNNNNNNNNNNNNNNNNNNNNNNNNNNNNNNNNNNNNNNNNNNNNNNNNNNNNNNNNNNNNNNNNNNNNNNNNNNNNNNNNNNNNNNNNNNNNNNNNNNNNNNNNNNNNNNNNNNNNNNNNNNNNNNNNNNNNNNNNNNNNNNNNNNNNNNNNNNNNNNNNNNNNNNNNNNNNNNNNNNNNNNNNNNNNNNNNNNNNNNNNNNNNNNNNNNNNNNNNNNNNNNNNNNNNNNNNNNNNNNNNNNNNNNNNNNNNNNNNNNNNNNNNNNNNNNNNNNNNNNNNNNNNNNNNNNNNNNNNNNNNNNNNNNNNNNNNNNNNNNNNNNNNNNNNNNNNNNNNNNNNNNNNNNNNNNNNNNNNNNNNNNNNNNNNNNNNNNNNNNNNNNNNNNNNNNNNNNNNNNNNNNNNNNNNNNNNNNNNNNNNNNNNNNNNNNNNNNNNNNNNNNNNNNNNNNNNNNNNNNNNNNNNNNNNNNNNNNNNNNNNNNNNNNNNNNNNNNNNNNNNNNNNNNNNNNNNNNNNNNNNNNNNNNNNNNNNNNNNNNNNNNNNNNNNNNNNNNNNNNNNNNNNNNNNNNNNNNNNNNNNNNNNNNNNNNNNNNNNNNNNNNNNNNNNNNNNNNNNNNNNNNNNNNNNNNNNNNNNNNNNNNNNNNNNNNNNNNNNNNNNNNNNNNNNNNNNNNNNNNNNNNNNNNNNNNNNNNNNNNNNNNNNNNNNNNNNNNNNNNNNNNNNNNNNNNNNNNNNNNNNNNNNNNNNNNNNNNNNNNNNNNNNNNNNNNNNNNNNNNNNNNNNNNNNNNNNNNNNNNNNNNNNNNNNNNNNNNNNNNNNNNNNNNNNNNNNNNNNNNNNNNNNNNNNNNNNNNNNNNNNNNNNNNNNNNNNNNNNNNNNNNNNNNNNNNNNNNNNNNNNNNNNNNNNNNNNNNNNNNNNNNNNNNNNNNNNNNNNNNNNNNNNNNNNNNNNNNNNNNNNNNNNNNNNNNNNNNNNNNNNNNNNNNNNNNNNNNNNNNNNNNNNNNNNNNNNNNNNNNNNNNNNNNNNNNNNNNNNNNNNNNNNNNNNNNNNNNNNNNNNNNNNNNNNNNNNNNNNNNNNNNNNNNNNNNNNNNNNNNNNNNNNNNNNNNNNNNNNNNNNNNNNNNNNNNNNNNNNNNNNNNNNNNNNNNNNNNNNNNNNNNNNNNNNNNNNNNNNNNNNNNNNNNNNNNNNNNNNNNNNNNNNNNNNNNNNNNNNNNNNNNNNNNNNNNNNNNNNNNNNNNNNNNNNNNNNNNNNNtaatttttaatttttttaaataaaagataataaagatcaaaataattataatttaaagttgACATGAAAAAGTTTTGATGTAAAACAGTAAGAATTGACATAAAACTTGTAAATGTggaataactaaatttaaaatcttaacaTAAATGTATAAAGAGTTAACGTAATaagttaattaagtaaaaaaattaattttaatgaaaaataatatttaaatttatattttcgaattaaaagtgtttaacgatgtgcaaattttaatttttaaataaaaaataataaggataaaaataattctaattCAAAGTTAATATGGAAAAGTTTTAACGTAAAATAATAAGAATTGACGTAAAAACTTGTAAAGGTggaataactaaatttaaaatcttaacgTAAATATGTAAGAGTTAACGTaacaagttaattaagtaaaaaaaatttcaatttgatgaaaaataaatatttaaatttatattttcagattaaaagtgtttaactatatgcaaattttaatttttaaataaacaataataagaataaaaataattataattcaaaattgaTATGAAAAAGTCTTGACGTAAAACAGTGAGAATTAACGTAAAAACTTGTAAAGGTggaataactaaatttaaaatcttaacgTAAGTTTGTAAGAATTAacgtaacaagtcaattaagtaaaaataatttcaatttgatgcaaaataaatatttaaatttatattttcgaattaaaagtgtttaacgatgtgtaaattttaatttttaaataaaaaataataagaaaaaataattctaattCAAAGTTGATATGAAAAAGCTTTGACGTAAAATAATAAGATTTGATGTAAAAACTTGTAAATATggaataactaaatttaaaatcttaatgtAAGTGTGTAAGAGTTAacgtaacaagtcaattaagtaaagataat from Theobroma cacao cultivar B97-61/B2 chromosome 5, Criollo_cocoa_genome_V2, whole genome shotgun sequence carries:
- the LOC18597610 gene encoding reticulon-like protein B12 translates to MGSSNRLFNRQRTVHEVLGGGFVADVMLWRRGNLTLGILLVTLAAWVVFEKSGYTLLSLVSSVLLLLSVILFLWAKSAAILNRPAPPLPELYLSEEMVNEVGAFMRTHVNDFLSASQDIAMGRDARLFVKVAAYLLLISVVGGLTDFLTLGYTSLVVVLTVPALYERYENYIDSYAITGFRKMQQLYVKFDAKFVNRIRKWILERQKLS